CGCCCGAGAGCAGATAGCGGCCCTCGAATCTGTCAATTGTCACGGCATTCACGCCGGCGACGTGTGCTGGGATCCGCGCATGAGGGTCGTCTGCGGAGGGGAGTCGCCGGCTGAAGGTCACGGCGGcgggctgcagcgcgtcgatGAGGCGTGTGGCCGTCGCGCGTTTGAGAACATCCTTGGGTGTGAAGCCATATGCGCGGTCGAGCAGCTGCTGTTGGCTGGTCATGTGCGCCTACATGCTTTGCGCGTGGAGGTCCGAGAGacggtcgtggtcgtggtcgtggcttGGGATGACGTCGGTCGTGCCTGGCcttaccgtgtccgtgcgcgtgatgcCCGGATTCGCGTGACGCCCCACCAACCGCCTCAACGCTTATACAGAGATGGGGTTATATAGCcacctataatagctattattatataattttatagtagagtagtaaagtaatacttataattaatttAGCCTATTTATATTTACTTAGAAGTGTAATGTTGTAGCTACTGCaggtagtaatagttagggCAGCTAGAGGCAGCAATAGGGGACTACGTCTACTAATATTATCCCTAAAAGCATGTTTTTAacgcttttttagctaggttacttataaagctttcttcttactcttttaaagtaattatatagcttttacagtattaagctcttattattaatactgctttttagcctcctgtttagccttctaatttgctgtattagccttctccttcttatacCTCTCCTTAGCCGCCTCTCTTACTACacgcttctccttcttctccttctccttaactagcttcttagcagctgctacttccttattaGTTACTTTTCTAAGTGcttcctccttctcttcttgcTTTTTTATCCTTTTATAGAAGCGTACTTCTTTAATCTTCCttagtaactagaaaacagcactactatagtacttctTTTACTACTGTAAATCTAAGGctttattcttcttcttatacttcttctacttcttaaaggtctttttaaggctatctatcttatattagaggaGTAAGGCCTTAGCTAAGAtgtagtagattaattatcttatctttttagCGTTGCAACTACTCTTATCTCTAGCAACCCTCCACAACaacgtctctattttaagctagtCTTTGTTACTATAAACAGAAGATAACATagtatctaaatctaagctctctaagctctctagtagtATTTTAGCaaagtaattaaggataatgttaggattaagtagatagatacctatTACGTTAAAagacttaagtattagctttttagtaaagctagagatctatacctaatagaagagctaaaaGAAGTCTACTCTCttaatatttatatagttttaagacttatagatttctattataacagctTTTAGGTATactgttaatagaggcttaaatagtactatattaagcagctagagtgtctaggttaagtaaggaggtaacatAGCTAGGAGTATCTTGTtttaattatagtagttaatagagtCTATTGTTACATAGGATCTATAGCcatctagtattaataacctctacttcctctaagctttctccttagtatagcaattaaacacctactCTAGCCACGTAAGCCTAATCTTATTATTTAACTATCCTAAGAGAGATAAGGTAACTATCACCAAGTGTACccctagcttaattttagctacctagtctaatttaatgtTACTTTTCTTAGACGTGTAGATAAGCCTAGGTAGTAACACTAATCTATtagcacacacacacgctacAAGCGTCTGCTAATCCTAGTTACTATCTTAAATAGATACTTTAACCTCTCCCTTTATCTACATACATTTGCTAAACatatattttattctagtagtctgtctaattataaagcccttcttatctatattatatatatagtacggcttaatagagtatttagcaATCTTAAGCTACAGTAGGTTAAAATAGAGCTTgtatttattataggaattagcgttataacgCTAGCaatctatcctagttaagtaatgtaagataagatagatagagtacttattaataaaacACATACCTAGCTTTTAGAGACTAgtttttaggctagtagtAACGTGAAATTCTGTATTATCTCTTATATAGGAGGTAAGTAACAGCTAGTAAGCaattctatatactttactagctctatctcttattataggttaagTTATTGTTATTTAATAATTTTAGTTGCGTGTGATGCCTAAAGGCCTtagtgtctctaagctaacGTTAATCTATTAACACTAAACCTAGCTGCAACTTTGTTATACAAAAAATCCTCTCCTAGTTTTAAGGATTTAATTGcttctattactaattaAATTAGATCTATATTAGTTGTGTTGTGACGCGTTAAAGATTAGTGTAtttggtgttggtggggcgtcacgcgaatccgggcatcacgcgcacggacacggtagcgCACCGACTTGCACCACGCTAAACTTGTCCGCGCAAGCTCCATGCTACCGTCTTGCTGCACACCAACAAGCGACCATGTCGGCCAGGCGACACTATGGAAACTTCACTCGTCCGCCTTCCGAGTCCTCCGTTGACGACGCGAGTCTGACCTCGGAACAGCCGTCAAGGCGCCCTGCAAACGTCTACGATGCTGTAGCAGGTGATTGATTCCAACGTGCATGTAAGTTCGAAACTGACGACGCCAAGGACGCGTCACACAAGCTGGGTTGATCGGAAACATCACCGACGTGAAGAGCTCTCGGCAACCCCTTCGCCCGGATGAGGTCCTCTTCAAGCAAGCCAACGCGCCAATCCGGTATGAGGAGACCGACTACTACAACGCCCATGCCAGCCTGCCGGCAGATCAGCAGCTGCCGAGCGGCGAGCTTCTCACTGCAATCCACGCCTATGTCTCAACACTGTACTCGCGGACCGTCGAGGGCGACAGCCAGCCCACCTGGAAATGCATGGATGAGACTGCACTGATTGCCTTGGCCATTCTCATGGAAGAGACGGCGCGAGAAGTACTTGGCGAGACCGGTGACTTTGCCTTTGTCGAGGCGGCCGATgatgaggaagaggaagtGCTTGGAGTCAGGGATGAGCATGAAGAGCCGGAGGAGGACAGCCTTGAACCGATCGAAGTGGGAAGCGAGTCGACAAGTGACGGGTCTCGTTACTCTTCTGAAGAGTCAGACTGAGCAGCGCGCAATCAAAAAGAGCAACATGCCTGAGAGTGAGGATTGAGGTGGAGAAGAGGAAAAATGCATGAGCTGAGCGGCGCTGAACGAGCACAACGTCAGCGGCCGTATGAGACTGCAAGGAATAGCATCATCTGTAATTCTGCAGGGCCAGTAGAATCCGCCTTTTGCGACGCGGATCGTGTTCGACGTTGGAAGGTGGGTTCAGCCGCGTGACTGCCTTCTCGAGGAAGGCACGCCCGGTCACACCCAACACTATCCGCTTCTCTTCTTTCCCTACCTGCCGCTCGGGCTGCTTCCACACTCGACTTCTCCGACATCACAATCATTACAGACGTCATCAAGCATGGTAAGCCACTGACACTCACCCCTGCACACCCACTGACCTCAGCCAGGCGCCCAAGACTACAATCAACATGCAGAAGCAGGGCACGATTCTCGCCTGGTTCCACAAGACCGCACTCGCCTACAGCATCAAAGACCTGGAGAAGCTGATACCCTCGGTGGCCTCGATCAACGGCATGGCGGTGAAGGATTACCTGCAAGCGCTCCAAGACGACGGCCTGATCCGCACAGAGAAGATTGGCAGCGGCAACTGGTACTGGAGCTTTCCGAGCGaggcgaagaaggcaaaggTGGATGCATTGGCAAAGGCTCAGAGCGAGTTCGACAAGATCAGCGCTACGGCTGCCGATCTGCAGGCGAAAGTAGACCTAGCTGGTGCTGCGCGCGCGGAGGACGAGGAGGTGCTTGCGGAAACAGGTCCGTCTCGTGCATCGTCTCTCGCTGGTGGTACTGACAGCCCAGGCGGTGACCGCAGGACACTCGTTGCGAAGCATGAGGATCTCACCAAGCAAGTCGAGAAGCTCCGCACGGAGCTGGCTGCGTACAGCGACTACGACCCAGTCGAGCTGGACAAGAAGATTGATGACACGCAACGCTTGCGAGCTGCTGCTGATCGATTTACCGAGCACATCTACTGCATGGAGGGCTGGCTCAAGGAGCGGGTGCTCGATCGGGAGAGTCAGACTAGAGCCCTGAAGGAGCTCTACGGCGACGAGTGGGACGAGGACGAAGGTGGACTCCGGGAGCTCTGATGCGCTGCATCCGGAGCATGGTTTGTGTAGTTGGAAAAGCCGAGTCGAGATGGAGGATGTGAGAGTACTGCAGCTACAGAGATTGCGGGGAGCATGTCGATTGAAAGCAATGACAAGTCCAGATAGGCTTTCGCCGGTACTCTTCTCCCAGAGCCGCGTCCACATGCAGGCCTGATGGTCACCCCCACTCACACCATCACAATTTACTTATCCAAaacacagcacagcacgATGTGGGAGGTTTGACGTTTTATCATTCCAGTGGTGCCCCATAGTAAAAGGGTCCCTGTTTCGGTACAGCCTTTGCCATTgccagaagaagagcttatCCCATGTGACGCCCTCGGCCAATGCAATGCCATGTCCTAGCTTCACGCCGTTCCATCCTCGCCCATTCGTAAACCCGCGCTCACAGCATGTTTTCCCATCGAAGCAAGGCGTTTACGCGGCAGCGTGCCTGCCCTTGGGGTTCTTCTTGCCGACGTCGGAGATGGTGAGACCTGGGGCTGTTAGAAGGTGCGCAGTGCAGCGGTACAGAGCGAACGAATGAGATGGGCGGGTATGTGTCGAGGAAGACGAAAAAGGAGGAGAtgaaaaggaaaagaaagagaaaATGGCGTACCCGGGGGAAGCGACTGCTTGAGCTTCTCGGCCTTGTCGGTGTCCTTGAGGACGAGGGTGTAGACGTTCCTCGAGCAGCGGACCTTGAACTTGATGTTGTTGaccttcttgttcttcttcaCGCGCGCGGCTGTGTGAGGATTGTCAGCTTCGTGAATCGCCTTGAGAGGGTAAGAGTTGCGCAATCGCTGGACAATGCGCATCGCAGGTGCATTCGCTGCTGCTCCGCTCTGCTCTCCTCGCTGCGTGCGCGTTTTTGCCTCTCTTCCTCGTCTGCGATGCGCTGTCCACCTCTTCCTCGTGCGTGGTCGTCTCGGGGTGTAGTGGGCTACGTACACTGGGCATCCTTGCGGCGGCAGATCTCGATGAACTGCTTGATGTCGGAGACTTCGGAAGGCATGTTGGCGGCTGGTGGGGTGGTCGAGTCGTGGAGATGTTCGTCGAAGAGTCGCTGGAAAGACCTCAAGACGGACCGCCGTATGCCACCCAAATCGTTGTGGTCTCGCTTATTTGCCGCACGGGCTTTCATGGGGCGGTGTTGCGCTAGATGTGCAATTGGCATGGTGGGGTTGCGGAGTGGGGCGCCGTGTGGCGCAGAGCGAGACGTTGCGGGTGCCTGGAACAACGGCGGACGTCGTCTCGAAGAGGTGGTGCTTGCGACACGTAGTATCCTTATACCTCCTTAACTGCACTCTTCTTCCTCACTCGCACTCATCGTACAGCGCGAAAGATTGCAGTTTAGCCATAGCTCTCCTCGATCATGCCGACGCCCCTCGATCGCGCAACGAGCCAACGTGTAGGTGACTTCTGGTCCTGGAACCTGATATACGTTGTGTGTAAGCTGGTCAGATGAGCACCCAAGCGCTAACAGAACCAGGCCCCCTTCTTCGCCTTTGCGGCGCTCGTCACGGGTGTTGCTGCGTGGAGCATCTGGGGCCAGGACCTGTTTCCCAGCTCAGACCCTACTGGTGGTATGCACCCTTGTCTTGTTCGTCGCAGGTGCCCTCGTGCTGTGCGAGGCTCTGTGGATTATCTTGTGATGTATGGGGAGAATGCTGGGCTGACGCTTGCTTGCTAGATCCGGACACATGGACACACGACCAGTGCATTGCCTGGCTCAACCACGTAAGTACTGACATGCGCCATTATCCTGTTTTCTTCTGTAAAGATTCAGATTTGGAACAGTTCACTACTTCAGTGCCGATCTTTGGGGCTGACAGTCTGAATAGCGAAACCTTCACCCTTCTCCGCTCGCCACTACAGCTGAGCTGCTAGAGCGTATCAAGGCCAACCTGAGGGTCGCCAGAGATGGCAATTACGGTGCAACTGGGCGCCAAAACTAGTTGGATGATCGTAACTGCTTTGCTACAGATTGCCTTGGGCGTGGAGTTCCGGTCGTCGGCTTTTATCACTTCAAACACCCTACTCACGTATACATCAAGTTTCCGAACTTGCAATCTCGTTCCTAACATCGAAGTCTTGCAGCAATGTAGTCATGGCCTCGAACATTGATGCAATATTGAACTCGGCCAACCATGTATTCGCAATCATAATTCGATCACCGTAACACCTGGCTATACGATTCCCTCCCATTTAAGACGTTTGGCGCTGTCTGGCAAATGGAAGGAATACACGAGTAACCACCTTTCTGATTGTGCCGACTTTCATCGAGAACCTACGATGATCGTAAGGCACCACAAAAGCGGCCCGACTGTCCGACCATGATACCGCCCGCCCAGCTAGAGACCCTCGAGACTCCAGAATCTTCAGAAATTCGGACTATATTTCGATGGAGGTACCAGAACATCTTCAAGGCTTCAGAAACGCCACCTTAAACACCATTGTCACCCGCACGTTCGAACTCGGCCAGCATCGCCTCGCTAGCATGtatctcctcctcctcttcgtccAGCATGCTCTGTTCGGCGGCCATCTCTTGTTGAAGTCGCTCCAACTCGTCAGTCATGCGCTGTTTATAGGGTGCCATACGCTCGTCGATAACAGCCTTCTTCGCTGCCATCTCTGCCCGCTTCTTGCGCGTAGCTTCGAGTCGCTTACGCTGTTCTGCGACCTGAGCCTCGATTGACATCGCACGAGGGCTTGGCGATACAGAAGAAAGACGCGCAGGCATGGTCGGCGTTGAGGGTGGTACCAGGTCGGTCTTGATGCGCTTGACGTTTGGTGGTGGGGTCAAGGTGCCTCCTGGAGCGCGCTTCACGGGCGTAACGGGCGAGAGAACGGCCATCGGTTTTTTCAAGAGCGTGGAGGTAGTCGTGTCGAGGAGCGCAGGCCTAGCCGTAGTCTTCCTGAAAGGCGGAACGAACGGCTGAGCGCCATTTTTGACGATATCCTTGGTGCTGGACGTAATAGCTGACTGGGCGACAATCGTGCTTAGAGTTGCAGGAGGCTGGAGGATGCTATGAAGGTCCGCAGATGTCGACATCGCTGGTATGTTGTCCGCCTTCGTAGTAGAGGTCTTGGGGGCTACATCTGCCATTCCAAGCTGCAGTTCGTCGCTGGGCTCCTCGACTTTCTCGACCGATTCCTTGCACTCAACAGGTGTGTCTGGCATGTCAATAGAGGCCTTctttgctaccttcttagttGACTTCTTTGAACACAAGGTGAACAAATTGCCGTCAGTGTCCTTGGTAGCAGCGGAGGCGCTGTCAATCAGCTTATCGGTTTCGGTGCCCCTGGCAGTAGTGGATGAGCCGTCCTTGACTTGCGGAAGTGCAGACTGACCATCGTCAACATCCAACGTATCGAGAGCGTTACGAGTAGATAATTTAGCAACCGTTGCAGTTTCAATGTCGATAATAGGCATCATTGGTGGATTTGAGTTCGTAGTGGCAGAAGTCGTTTTGGTGTGTTGCTTCCTGACGACGGCTTTGGGCTATATATGAAGGTCAGCAGCAGGCTTCAGCTGTCTTTTACCACGGGCGCAAAGCCAAAATGACGTAAGCCAAAAAGAACGAGCTACACAAAGAAGAAATACGCTCTCTCACCTGAGAAATATTGGTCCTCTTCGAGCCCTTGATGGGGGTTGATGGCATGTCAGTAGGTGCAGGCGACGAGGTGCGCACTGAACAGTCTCCATCGTTCTTACTTGCTGGCTTGGATCCTAACGGCAACTCCGGTACAAGTTCGAACTCAAGAGCATGAGGTTCTGCTTTTGCGAGATTTTTGTCGTCCGCACAGAACGTTAATTTCATGTCGCTGCCGAGGATTGACTCTAGAGTCTTGATTAGCAATGCTCTTCGAATGAGAAACAAGCTTACCTTTGCTGCGATAGTGGAAGCGAAAGATCGCCCAGGGCTCTGTGCCGGGACGCTTCGCATAGACTTTCCTTCTCTCCCGGTTGCCCTTAGCGCCGTCAAGTGTGGAGCAATTTTTCTCAAAGGTCATATGAAACTGAGGCGCCACATCTTTGTAGCTCGCAACTCGAGCGCCGATGTTTGCGTTATCTTTGATTTCATCGTACTTGTGAATGTCGTTGATGTCGTGCTCGATACCCAGCTGGCGCGTGATATAGACGCGTAGGTCCATTGTACCAATGGTTTCAGGTGCATCCTTGCTGTGGGTTACGGGTTCTGAATGTGGGGAAACCAATATATCCGTGTCGATGACACCGTCTGGTGTTTGATAGAGGAATTTTTCGAATTCAAGCTTCTTGCTCTTTTGCAGTTGCACAGATTTGCTGGCGTAGATATGGGCCTTGCGGCATACCCCATCTACCAAGAAGTCATAGGAAACGGCCAGAGTCTGTGGACTTAGGTGTTAGTGTGAGAGACTGTCGTGAGGATCGCAACATACCACGCCTGAAAAGCGACCATCGACCTTGATCTTTTGTCCTTCCTCGACAGCAACATAGCAGCAGACGGCGTTGTCGCGAGCATCAATGTACTGGCCGTATTCTTCAAGTGGCTTTACTCGACCATCGACGTAGATGTGCGCGGAGGCCGTGCGGTCAGTGCCAGTTTCGGCGACCTTCATGTTATTGAACTGAAGCTGCTGCGACCAGGTGGATGAGGGGTGTGAAGAGGAGGTACTTCACCAAAGTGTGCGCGCGGCGTGCCAAACACTATACGGCGAGTGGGTGCCGGGTAGAGTGGAGGCACCGTCAACGCTGGGAGGGGCTGGTAGATAAATGAGGTGCATGGAGCAGCAAGGCGATCAGCTAAGTATTCAACAATTGACTGGTGGTGTAGGCAGGAGGTGTGAAGTAGATAGTCGAGACGAAGAAGCATATGAAGGCACTTATGAAGGACAAACGAGTACCGTGGTAGCGAGGAGCGTCCAGCTCGTTGGCGCAGGTAAGAGAGCGTGGATGTAACGGAAGGAGCAGAGTTTGGTGAGATTTGCTGGTGTCAGGACAGTGGCTGCACCCTTCTCTAAGCCTTGGAAGGCTGCAACAAGTGCGAGGAAATTTAGAGTGTATTTGATGGGAGGGACAGTGAAGAGTGGTTCAAGCTCGATACTGGGTGGTGTTGAGGTGAACGTCAATTGCACCTTCCGTCTCTTTGAAGCATGACCTACACATGTTGTCTTCAATGCCAGTGTCTGCAGCGTCTATTTTGAAGCATAGCAGACATTGTTTTTAGCCTTCACACGTACAACGGTTGTACCACGTCGTTCGGAAAAGCGCACCCAAAAACAAATTCATTGTTCTTGTCCAAAAAGGACGTCAGAAGAGCCATCAACTGGATGTGCGTGTTGAAGATGCAGCGACGACGACCTCAGCTCGAGCATGACGTTGTGCGCCCCGACGCACTGTCACATGCCAGAGACTCTGCGGAAGCTCGTCGTTGGGGCTGGAAGACGTCGAGCGGCTGCGTGCATCGAAGAAGCAAGAGCAGTAGTATCGCATGGCTATCTGCTGCCTCACACAGACCGCAACATGCCGTCAGTCATCGTGCAAGAGAGCGCAGTGAAGGGCACGAGAATGGGCCGGAGATGGATTGATTGGATCAAGCGGCGGAAGGACGGATGCGGCAAGGCTGCGTCGGCGTACTCGCTGCCAAGCTTTTTTCGCAGACGGCCGGCAGCTGCAGCTCGTTTCTCTACGACCTCATATCCCTCACCAGCACCACCCGCTAGACGCCGCACAACATGTTGTCCAGGACCTCCCAACGCACTGCGCAGGTACGGAAAGGCGCACACTGCCGCAATTGGGGCTGTGCAATCGGCCAAGTGCTAACGCGACACGCAGACACTCCTGCGGGGCGCCCAGCGCGCAGCCGGCCCTTCGATGGCTGCTCGATGTACGTCGCTGCTATGCGTGATGGCACAGCATTGCCGTCACGTGCCCCTCAAACACTCGGTCAACGTCTAACAGCCCGCAGCCTTCGCTACCGTCGGCCAGGACATCTTCAAGCCCACCAAGTTCGGCGGCAAGTACACCGTCACCCTGATCCCCGGTGACGGTATCGGTGCTGAGGTCTCCGAGTCGGTCAAGGAGATCTTCAAGGCGGACAACGTGCCCATTGAGTGGGAGCAGGTCGATGTCTCTGGTGTCGACTCGGGCAACGTCCACTCCGAGGAGCTCCTCCGCGAGTCCATCGCCTCGCTGAAGCGCAACAAGCTCGGTCTCAAGGGTATCCTCCACACCCCCGTCGAGCGCTCCGGCCACCGCTCCTTCAACGTTGCCCTGCGCCAGGAGCTCGACATCTACGCCTCGATCGTCCTCCTCAAGAACATCCCCGGCTACGAGACCCGCCACAAGGACATCGACTTCTGCATCATCCGCGAGAACACCGAGGGCGAGTACTCTGGTCTGGAGCACCAGTCGGTCAACGGCGTCGTCGAGTCGCTCAAGATCATCACCCGCGAGAAGTCTGAGCGCATTGCCAAGTTCGCTTTCGCCTTTGCGCTCGCCAACAACCGCAAGAAGGTCACCTGCATCCACAAGGCAAACATCATGAAGCTGGCCGACGGTCTCTTCCGCAACACCGTCAAGAGGGTCGGCGAGGACTACCCTACCCTTGAGACCAACGACATGATTGTCGACAACGCCTCCATGCAGTGCGTTTCGCGTCCCCAGCAGTTTGACGTCATGGTCATGCCCAACTTGTACGGAGGTATCCTGTCCAACATCGGTGCTGGTCTCGTTGGCGGCCCCGGTATTGTTCCTGGATGCAACATGGGTCGCAACGTCGCCCTTTTCGAGCCTGGATGCCGTCACGTCGGTCTCGACATCAAGGGCAAGGACCAGGCCAACCCCACCGCCCTGATCCTGTCCGCCGCCATGATGCTGCGCCACATCGGTCTTGACGACCACGCCAACCGCATCTCGCAGTCGGTCTACAAGGTCATTGCTGACGGGTAAGTTGATCTGCACCTGAACGGCAACCACGTACTAACAACTTGCCAGCCAAGTCCGCACCCGCGACATGGGCGGCAACTCGACCACCAACGAGTTCACCCGCGCCATCCTCGGCCAGATGGAGAAGGCATAGACATAGGTAACACTTGCTCTCTCACGTTCTGCTTGACGATTGGATGCTCTACCCTTGTACAACTAGATCAGCGGAGTGTGGATAGAGCTGTACTTCTAGTTGGTATATAGCATGCTGCATGATTGAATTGACATTGTTATACCCTCCTGGAAACGCCGCAACCCAAACGCCTCGCTATGCATGGTATCGTAACGACTCTTGTATCTAGAACtggatcctcctcttcctgcCGGTGTACTTGGACGATGCCTTGACGACCTTGCCCTGTCGTTCCTGCTgctccttcttcttcagaATCCAGCCCTTGCTGCCCTTCTTGTCTACGCCTCTCTTCATTGTGCCGGCCCTTCGTCGTGTCTCCATGACATCCACACCCTCCATGCCGCGCACGACGCCCGTAATGTCGCCGTCCAGCTCGCCGCCTCCCACTGTAAGCACCAAGTAGGTCTTCGCACTTTTTGTCCCTGGATCGTCCTCAAGCAGACCGGCGCCAAATCCAGCCTTGATGGCCGCCTGGGACAccatcttcttctgctcgTCGTTCTTGGGATAAAATTGGCAGCACGCTCGTCCACCCCTCCTCAAACTAGCGTACAGCTGATTGAAGAACCTGCTCAACCTCCCAGCGGGACTGTCCTCGCTCGTCTCGGCTTGACACAGCCATTGGATGGCACTGATGCTGATTGCCGCATCGAATGTACCTGGGCGAAATGGCACGCCCTGCCCTGCGTCTGCGAGCAACAGATCCCCTTCGACCTCCTTCTCAAGCGCAACCCCCAGCATCGAGGCGCTGATGTCGAACCCCACCCATACGTGCGGCCCCGCGGGTGTGCCTTCCTCGGTCGTTTGCGACAGGATCTCGCCAGACAGGCAGGAACCACAGCCCACGTCGAGGATCATGGAGGGCTGTGTGAGGCCAATCAAATCGAGCGCGCGGTGCGTCATGTCGGCCTGAATGCGCTGGATTCGCGAGGAGGTCGTGTATTTGCGCGATTCGGTGTCATTGTAGTGCAGGTCGGGGGGTCTGAAGGCGTCAGTGTGGGTGCGGTGAGTGATGAAGCAGGACGCACAATATATCCTCGGGGCGCGACATGCTTGCGGCGTATCTCGAATGCACTCAAGTTCAAGCAGCGGTGAGGTGGTATCGAAGTCTGGGTTTTTATGGTGTTGCACGTTTTGGTGGAGTCGACTTCGCGACCGTGAATCTTTACTTTTTGGTGGGCTTGACCCCACAAAGATGCCGCACCAATCAGAAATGAGGCTGCCCCGCTTATTCGGGGCCTAATGCCACCTTTGACCTCATCGCTCTCCAGGTGTCTGGAGCTGTCCGTGTCCAAATCTCACACTTCACAGCCAACATGTGGATATTACCAGCCCTCGGGTATATTGGCGTCATTCTAGGCTTTGCCTTCCTGACCCTAGCTATAGGTAACCAACTCTCTCTCTACCCAACGTAACATTAAGTGCGCGCAGTGCTAATGGTCATGCAGCATCTGGACTGTACTACCTCTCCGAGCTCGTGGAAGAGCACACTGTGTTCGCGAAGAAGCTGCTCAGCCGCTTGATATACGGCGTCATTGGCATTCAAATCCTCCTTCTCCTGATCGACGGCTTCCCAATCGGTCTCAGCGCGCTCAGCGTCGTCAGCCATGTCATCTACGCGCAGAACCTTCGACGGTTCCCAATCGTCAAGCTTACGGATCCGCTGTTTCTCCTCTCTTGTGGTTCGTCTCACGCATCAACAACACAGGTTTCTCAGTTCAACACACTAACGGTAACACAAAAGCCCTTGTAATAGCCAACCACTACCTCTGGTTCCGCCACTTCAGCGGGCCCTCCCCCTCCTCCTCTCAGTACTCCTCCTACCCCTACGACCGCCCCGACATCCCCTCATTCACCGAAATCGCCTCCTACTTTGGCCTGTGCGTGTGGCTCGTGCCCTTCGCGCTCTTTGTCTCGCTGTCTGCAGGCGAGAACGTGTTGCCGAGTATGGGCTCCGAGTACGCCACAGGAGAAGGAAGCAGCTACATCACTTCTGGAACTGCGCCTAGCAGCGGAAGCGCATTCGGTGCTGGCGGTGCAGGCGCGCCGGGGAAGAGGAGAGCACGGAGCGGGACGAATCAGGGCATGGCGAAGCAGGTTGTTTCGGGCGTGAAGGATTGGGTGGGCGAGACGGGGGAGGTTATGGGGCTTTGGAAGGGAGAGCGGACCAGGCCGACGTTCTAAACCGGGCAAGAGTCATGGTTGTATGAAAAATGGACCGCAG
This window of the Ascochyta rabiei chromosome 14, complete sequence genome carries:
- a CDS encoding 60S ribosomal protein L38 — protein: MPIAHLAQHRPMKARAANKRDHNDLGGIRRSVLRSFQRLFDEHLHDSTTPPAANMPSEVSDIKQFIEICRRKDAQSARVKKNKKVNNIKFKVRCSRNVYTLVLKDTDKAEKLKQSLPPGLTISDVGKKNPKGRHAAA
- a CDS encoding 18S rRNA (guanine(1575)-N(7))-methyltransferase — translated: MSRPEDILPPDLHYNDTESRKYTTSSRIQRIQADMTHRALDLIGLTQPSMILDVGCGSCLSGEILSQTTEEGTPAGPHVWVGFDISASMLGVALEKEVEGDLLLADAGQGVPFRPGTFDAAISISAIQWLCQAETSEDSPAGRLSRFFNQLYASLRRGGRACCQFYPKNDEQKKMVSQAAIKAGFGAGLLEDDPGTKSAKTYLVLTVGGGELDGDITGVVRGMEGVDVMETRRRAGTMKRGVDKKGSKGWILKKKEQQERQGKVVKASSKYTGRKRRIQF
- a CDS encoding erv26 super protein, which produces MWILPALGYIGVILGFAFLTLAIASGLYYLSELVEEHTVFAKKLLSRLIYGVIGIQILLLLIDGFPIGLSALSVVSHVIYAQNLRRFPIVKLTDPLFLLSCALVIANHYLWFRHFSGPSPSSSQYSSYPYDRPDIPSFTEIASYFGLCVWLVPFALFVSLSAGENVLPSMGSEYATGEGSSYITSGTAPSSGSAFGAGGAGAPGKRRARSGTNQGMAKQVVSGVKDWVGETGEVMGLWKGERTRPTF
- a CDS encoding Isocitrate dehydrogenase (NAD(+)), which gives rise to MLSRTSQRTAQTLLRGAQRAAGPSMAARSFATVGQDIFKPTKFGGKYTVTLIPGDGIGAEVSESVKEIFKADNVPIEWEQVDVSGVDSGNVHSEELLRESIASLKRNKLGLKGILHTPVERSGHRSFNVALRQELDIYASIVLLKNIPGYETRHKDIDFCIIRENTEGEYSGLEHQSVNGVVESLKIITREKSERIAKFAFAFALANNRKKVTCIHKANIMKLADGLFRNTVKRVGEDYPTLETNDMIVDNASMQCVSRPQQFDVMVMPNLYGGILSNIGAGLVGGPGIVPGCNMGRNVALFEPGCRHVGLDIKGKDQANPTALILSAAMMLRHIGLDDHANRISQSVYKVIADGQVRTRDMGGNSTTNEFTRAILGQMEKA